The DNA segment TCCCCCCGCGCGGCCTGTGCATTGCTGAGACTTGCTATAGAAATGCTTCTAAAACAGCTTGGAGGAACAGGAAACCTCAATGAAAATATAAAGAATTTAGTAGAAAAAGGACTTAATCCCAAGATACAACAATCATTAGACATTGTTAGGGTGACCGGCAATAATGCGATTCACCCTGGGAAGATTGATTCTTCGGAAACTGCAAATGTCCGGGTTCTTTTTGACCTAGTCAATGTAATTGCCGAATCTTTGATTACACAGCCTAACCGAATTCAGGAAATTTATAGCAGCCTTCCCGAAGGAAGCAAGGAAGCAATAGAAAAAAGGGATGAGAAAGCTGAATAGTTTATTGAAGGACTCAGTCCTCAAGTATAACTACGGCGACGGAGTATTCCCCGTCGTGTGATATGGTGGTATGAATTCGGGTCAGGCCCCTTTGTTCGGCGATTTCCTTTGTGCTTCCCCTGAGGTCTATGAAGGGTTTTCCAAGCTCGTTGCGCTTGACCGCTATGTTGTGAAATTTTATTCCCCGTCTGAACCCGGTGCCTAGCGCCTTCACAAAGGCTTCCTTGACCGCGTAGTTGGCGGCATAGCTTATGTTTCTGTTCTTGCCGTTACCGTTCTGGGCGAGTTCATCATCGGTGAAGACTTTTCGAAGGAACTTCTCTCCCCATCTCTCAATAAGGTTCTCTATGCGACTGTTGCGAACCATATCGATGCCTATGCCTGAAACCATCTCTTTTTGCCTTATGCCTTGCTGTAGAAAAATACTATAGCAGATTGATCATGTCTCTTACGGCTCCCTTCATTCCGGAGAGAACCGCCCGTGAAATTATGCTGTGGCCGATGTTGAGTTCCTCAATCCCGTCTATCTGTGAAACCGCGGTCACGTTAACGTAGTTGAGCCCGTGACCGGCGGATACCCTGAGTCGGTGGGAGAGGGCGTCTTCCGTTGATTTTCTGATCTTGTCAAGTTCCATCATCATACCGGTCTCGTCGCGGGCGTTTGCGTAACTTCCGGTGTGGAGTTCAACCATATGAGCGCCGGTCTGCGCGGAGGCGCTTATCTGTTCGGGGTCAGGGTCTATGAAAATGCTTACGAACAGCCCGGAACTCTTCAGTTTTTCAATCCCCGCGGC comes from the Candidatus Dadabacteria bacterium genome and includes:
- a CDS encoding DUF4145 domain-containing protein, with amino-acid sequence SPRAACALLRLAIEMLLKQLGGTGNLNENIKNLVEKGLNPKIQQSLDIVRVTGNNAIHPGKIDSSETANVRVLFDLVNVIAESLITQPNRIQEIYSSLPEGSKEAIEKRDEKAE
- the acpS gene encoding holo-[acyl-carrier-protein] synthase, with amino-acid sequence MVSGIGIDMVRNSRIENLIERWGEKFLRKVFTDDELAQNGNGKNRNISYAANYAVKEAFVKALGTGFRRGIKFHNIAVKRNELGKPFIDLRGSTKEIAEQRGLTRIHTTISHDGEYSVAVVILED
- a CDS encoding pyridoxine 5'-phosphate synthase, yielding MKTRLNVNVDHVATLRQARMGDEPDPVTAAAQAELAGASGIVVHLREDRRHIQERDLLLLRQTVQTKLNMEMAVTDEMIEIACETLPDVVTLVPEKRQEITTEGGLDVRGDTERIAAGIEKLKSSGLFVSIFIDPDPEQISASAQTGAHMVELHTGSYANARDETGMMMELDKIRKSTEDALSHRLRVSAGHGLNYVNVTAVSQIDGIEELNIGHSIISRAVLSGMKGAVRDMINLL